ATGACGAGTGGTCAGGCCACCAAATTCTGCtttagaaaaacacacaaactgtTGTTTCATGGCAGTAATCTAACTCTGTGCCCTGCCACCGAATCAATAATTCACGCTGGAAGGTATTTAACTGTCCAAGACAGCATTACTTTTGCTAACAATGCCACTTAAATCTCCAAGTGTTTAAAATAGAATTACAGTACTGAGCAGGCATATTCAAGTCTTAACGATTAGGAAACCCTATACACTGAGAAAAGCATGATTCATCTGCTAGCATCAAAAGGCCGTTAACTCTTAATGGACTGCAGGCCATCCCTGCTTCTAGTGAACTGCtcttgattaaaagaaaatactcttATTCACTACTATCTGCAAAATTATCCGCGAGCTAAATTAGTACTTTGAGAAGTGAAAAGTTTTcaagaaggtattttaaaaaaatacttcaaatattaGCAAAAATGCTCCTCCAATAAAGTCTTTCTTTATTAGCATCACATGAATGCCCCACGGAAAATGCCTCATAGTTTCTTCATCCAATTACTAcagctataaaaacaaaatattcaggaattagcaaaaatattttcattaggcCTTAATGAAAAACGTGCAGAATTGTGTCTGCTTATTGTTTCCAAGAGGCATCACAACTTAGTTTGATTAACAGCAGGCAGCATCTGACAGGATACTAACACTCAGCTTAAATAGGATATTGCAAAAAAGCTAGACGTTGTTGGTGCGTTCGCTGCAGTTAAACTGTAACACACAAGAAAGCATATTCTGTAAGCTTATTGGGGATTCTGATTTCTGTTTACTTTGCTTTTATAGGTTCCCGCTCCAGCCATCGCACCCTGACTTTTTGCTTATAGTGATACTCCTTTAGAAAGTCCTGCAACATTGAAGGTAGAGGAAGGTCATCGATTCCATCGTACGTAGTGCACCTGCAGATTACTGCCCGGCAGATATACTGCAGACTAAAGGGGAAGGTCCTGTTCAGGGACACGGTAAGCAACGGTTCAAAGAACATGCAAGAGCTAGGGTCTTTGTAGTGTTCCAGAAGCCCTGTGACAGTTGAGGAGTGAAACACACAGGGGTCGTGGGCATCAAAACTGAAGTTGTGATTCCACTGCTCAATGCGTGCGTGTAGCGATCGGTTATAGCGACGGAAGCTCACAGAGAAGAGGTAGTCCTCTTGCGCAGAATCCCTGAGCAAAAAAGTGCCTTCGGGTTTACCCTCCAGAAGTGCTTCTGCCTCGTAGCGGTCCATCACGCCCCAGTAGCAGGGGTTACCTGTGATCTGCAGCAAGTCTGGCACAAGGCAATGGATGTAGTCGATCTGAGTGTGCAccttccaagccccctgccTGCTGATGTGGCCGTGGCTCTCTCCGGACATCTGACGCTGCTTCTGCCTGCGTGACTGCAGGCAGAGCGTTGTCGTGTCCTCCTCAGAGTCGCAGTTTCCTGGAGGGGTTAGATTTTTGTCCCCGGTCAGCTCAGTCATACCAGGGGCTAGCTTTGGTCCCAGTTTATACAATGGATTAACCTGTGCTGTAGCTTCAAAAGTGTGTATTTGGGCATTGGGAGGGGGATCCACCCCTTCTTCGATACTGAGCCTGCGTCTCTCCCGCAGCCGGTCTTCTTCGTCTTCCGTGGAGACCAAGGAAGGATCAAACGTATCAAAAAAGGTTGAGTGTGGACTCACCGGAGCTGTGTGCTGTTTGATCAGGTGCCACTTCTGAGCCAGATCGGAGCCTGCAGGAAAAGGGCATTTCTCAAGCATCAGTTCAGAGAGGTGGATCTTTCTTTTGTTAGAGAAGAGAGGTTTGGACTGCTTGCTGTAAGTTCTCATGGGAAAGCACAGCCCAACAGTATCCTGGAGACGCTGTCGCAGGGAACGGCTGCCTACTGTCCTGTTCGATACTGCATCCATATCATGGACAGAACTCACCCCATACCTTCTCTCCCGCCTCTGCAAACCACTTCGCGTTCTACCAAATCTCTTTTCCGTATCCAAGGAGCTCTGGGTTTTGGTAGAGCAGGAATGTTTCTTCTTCCCACCCCAAGGAGCATGCCGAGAGTAAGAGTCCCTGCGAGCAAGCCTCGCTCCCGTGGTGATACATGAGTCGTTCTCTTTCTCAATGCTTATTTCAACAATCTGAGGAATTTCTGTGACACAGTTTTGGTTCCGCCTTGCCGAATTCTTGGAAGGACTTAAACCTAGTTGCAAAGCAATGTTTTCTCTCAAAGGGCTGCTGGGTTGCTGTTGGGCCACACCAGTTATCTGGATAGCTTTGTCTTTAGCAGATGAGCAACTACTGGCATTCACAACCACATTTTCACTTTGGCTTCCACCTTCATGACTGAAGAGATTCTGGCACCTGTATTTGAAATTGTTCCACATCTTTCCCACTTTATCCATGGATTATGTTATCTaaattcaaaagaagaaaaaatattgtaatagaactgtttgaaaaatgagAGCACACCTTCAGTTATCAATTAAGTTACAGACTGAACACACTACAGCTGAAGTGCCCTCACACTTGCACAAATATGTAGCACTGGCAGGCATCACACCGTTCTGAGACTCAGAAAAATTAcctagaagaaaatgttttggaaattaCAAACATTTGATTTACAGCCCCCTCTGTACTTTCATCAGATGATTAAAAATTTAGGTGGAGCTGCATAATTGCACTTGACAGACAGGAAATACGATCtcaaattcttcattttagGTGTCACATTTAACATATGACTGCCTGATAAGCTTCAAGTAGGTAGTAATAAAACAAATCCTGACAAAGAACAATTTTGGTGACTCCTAGCTATGAGAACAGTTACAAAAGACAAGATGAAATTGCACAAAAATTGAAATTTGGAGTGTTCAGcattcacacaaaaaaaaagtaagcaataAAGTATCAGCAAAACTTTAGAATTATAAAGCCTCTAATACATTAGTAACAGCCAGACAGACATCTATGCGTACATACATCTAAAAAACATCTGGCTTTATTACTCAAGTCATGAAAGAGCACAAGAAACTCTTCAATCTTTAGTAAGAgcacttaaaaagaaagcagctctgcagcaaaaaCAGTGATAGTGAATCATGGAGATACAGCAAAGAGAGAAACACATTAGCAGTGTGTGTTCTGCAACTGCTTCTTCAGAAACATAGTCTGATAACTGGAACAGGACTGCCAAAATCACAGGACTGCCCTAGGACACAGAAACAGGTTAATTCTGTACTGAGAAGTCAGGCGATGCCAAACTAAATTAGATCTAATTAAGTTCTGAGAGAAGTGCTGAacttaaaagaaactaaaacatGTCATCATATTTAACTCTTAATGGAAACTGCTCACTTGTAtggatatatacatgtattattttgAAGTAACATTcctctgttgctgctgttttttgttttttgtttgtttgtttgttttttacctccccacccccccccagctaGACAAGAATCTAAAACAGAGATCAAACCCACTGGGTCTTGTGAAATAACATGGATGACAGACGAGGAAGCAATAGTCTAGCAATCCAGTCTAGAAGCCCCTTAAGATAGAAGCACAGCTGTAAGCCTATGACTGTAGCAGAATCCACTGGCACTGAGGATAAGTCAGAGGTATGGCTTACATGAGAATTACGAACAGATGACTTGAAATTCTTCCTAACTGCTATGGgaatagaaaagatttttcccCCATTCCTTCCTCAAATACTTCAGCAAAACCAGTAAGCTAGGTATCTACATctaattacataaaataaaaccttcaaaacTTAGTGTGGACTCAGGGAGGTGGAcggaaggagaaaaaaaaaaaaaaaacagatgttaacAGCCTCTGTAGATTGCTGGTGCAAGTTACCTAGAACACAGTGCTGATGACAATCTGAATAAAACCCAAGCGGCTGTTAAGAAGGAAGACACTTTTTCAAGTAACTTTTAGATAGAGAAAAACTAGCTAAGACAGGAAGTCTTACATGTAGCAGACCCTACAGAGTTCTGTGCATATGTTAAAAGTGAAAGTGTGTAAGCACGAGTGAGGAACATCCTCCTAATTTAACAAACtgctacattatttttttctggagtggTCTGGACCAAGCTGGAAGACTGGAGGAGTTTTAAGAGCAGCAGAACTAATTACACCAGACCATGTACAGATTTGTAGGAACTACACAAGCACCTATCATGCCATCACAATAATCAGAGCTGCTTGTGGAGTCTCTCAGATTATCCACACTTACGCAGAAGCAGCATACGTTTGATGTGTCTGCCTGTCAACACCGTATATATAAGGTTAAGTTCTACCCACTTTTCTCTCACattctccatttcttcttctttcaagCCACCAAGATATATAAATTTATCTTTGTGACACCTACTAACCCGTTGTCATAATTCAGCTGAAGCCAGCCAACAAATTTTGAAGTTTTGGGAAGCGAAAATGAAGAGACAATATATAATCTCCCTTCCCTTGGGAAAGAAGGCTAGGAACTATACATATGTTTGTGACAATGACTCAGAATTGCTCTTCTGACCAGTCATACATTATTCACTATTGCTCACTATTGCTCTTCCTTCGCACTATTAGTCTAAAATGCCTTCAGGCTATTGGATGGGTTCGAAGTCCTTTATACGTGCCCACAActtcccaaaacaaacaaaaactcaaaaaaataaaataaaatccatccATCCACAAAATCCCCACCATATTGGCTtaacaaactattttttgaaagttaaatttaaaaggTCAATTACTTTGTCATAGTCAAGAGCATTCTTACCCAGAAAAGCATGAGCCACTGCTGTGTCTTGACTTGAGAAAATACCTCAACATGAACTTGCTAGATGCCTTCTCTCAGTTGTGGACATGAttactacaaaaagaaaaaacggTATTTTTGTTAGTTGTTTGAGTAACTTTTCAATTTGATACTTACAATCTGTCGATGTATTAAAGGGACATTTCACTAATTATGCTTTCCATGTGTGCACGAACTGCCTGCTTACAATAAAGCATAAATAAGTATACAAGTGCCAATAAAAGGCTTCACAGAACTTTTTTCATCCATTAACCACGTTTGTCAGATAGAAGCCTGGGGAGGACCCTCAAACAAAgcttaagaaataaaagcaaagtcaCAACACCTGGATCACTGCAGTGCCAGACGCAGTGGGCACACTCCAGCCTGTAAAAATGGTTTCCCCACATTTTGGTTTCAAGTCCAAAGCAGTGGTTCCCATGTTgtggctggcagtgctgtcagATCCCCACATACTGCCTCCCCTCCTTGTTTCCAGCTGCTACATCACATCAAAAGGCAgctaaaaatatacttttctaATATTACTTTTCCAGGTAAGCAACTGCTATACTTGCCACAAGGATGTTACGTGATTGTGAAGCAAGAGGAATACGAACCGTGATTCTAAAAAGGGGAAAGTACGTGGAATGCAAGGCAAGTTCTTTAGTAAAAGAGTAGGTCAGCGCTTCCCTAAAATAATGATCgtattgtttttcagaaatccAAGAGGCATTAGGGGATTTTAGCACAGTATGCTCATGCCACTGTCAAGTCTAGCAGGAACAGGACAGAGAAAATAGTTTGCTTCTGCACACCAGAACCAAGCCTAGGACAGCAGGAAGAGTTAACACACTGATGAGTTATTCTTCTCTCCATTCTGCATTTAAGTATTAGCATACTTGAACATGAcatatttactgaaataaaaactacaGGCTTGATCGTTACTACATGGATACAGAAGTTAATGCTCCTCAGCAGAAACTTCAGAGTAATGTCAGAACAGTACCGCACATTATTAGCTTCCATTCACCTATGGAAGCACTAAGATTGATTAAACGCTTTTGAAATGAGGCTGGTGAatactgtcaaaaaaaaaaataaaaaatccataaaaataagCTTTCCAGAGAGCAGAGTTACAAGTACAAAACTAAGATTAAGCCAAAGGTGAAGTTCTTTTCGCAACAATGAAGTTCATACAcattcccctcccaccccctgtATTTTTCCAGCAAGTCTGCAATAGCTCAGCCACTACAAACTAGTAGAGCTGATTCAGAGCAAGGCCTTGAAAGAGCAAACAGAAGTAAAGCCCTACAATACGGGCCGTACAGTTCTCAGCAAAGCCTTAGCTAAACCGTGGCATCAGCCAGGCCTAGCAGGACATACCCACATTCCAAGCAAAGCCATTTCACTGAGCACCCGTGGCACGGGGGGACGCACACTGACCTCTTAGCTCGTTAAAAACCTTAAAAGTACAGGGAGGCTGATCTTGAAGTTTCATGCTGTACATACGGTTCCTAGTTTAAGCCCTTGTGCCGCTGCCATCGCTCGGTGCCAGCCGGAGCGGCCTGCTCCAGGCGCTGCCTGCGCGAGGCACTGGTTGCTTCAGGAGCCATCCTTTGCTAATGGAAAACAGCTTCCTGAATTTGGGTGACTGTCTCGGTTAAACCTCTCAATCATGTGTTAGAATGCAACTTGAGTCATTCTTAAGGTATTTGGTATTCCATCTAGTAATTTCAAACTGGTTTAAATCAACACGCAACAGACTCGCGGTTTCACGGGTTTCTTGTGGCAGCGCTGAGGTCgacaaaatacaaattatttctgaactGGCCCTAAAGCCATCCTGGTCTTCCAAAGGAGCACTGCCTGAGAAAGTTATCTTTGGAAAAGGTTATTTTAGcctgaacaaaaaataaacttaatcCCATCAAAATCCACAAAGTGAATTCATCACTTGGtaaattttctcagaaaaagttatactaacatttccaaaacaatcCCCTtccaactaaaaataaattgtctccCTTAAACTGGCATAAgttatcttaaaaataacaggTAGTAAGCACTCAGAAGGGATTACAGATGCAGTGACACTATATCCCCTCTTGCAACCAGTTCAGAGACTCATCGAAAGCCAGGAAGTTTGTAGGAGCACCATATCCAACTATTTTGGGTGGATAAATgatgaaactaaaaaaaaggTAGGCAAGCCATTAGTTTAATAGCACTTAAGCACTTCATACCAACAGGTTACAGTGAAAACTCGGGCTGTTCTTCCCAGAAGTGTCACAGCATCCAGCTAGAGCTGGGGCCACTCTGCGTGCCAGCTGGGCTGTGTCCTAGAGGCAATGTGCTTGTCTCAATCTCACAGCGTtacttcatttgaaaaatagatGATACAGTAAGTTACATTCAAAATAACTCCTAAAAATGTACCATCTTCACAGAAGTCATAACACAATGTGATGTAGGACACCTTAAAAAGGTGcttatttcaaaaacaagagCCTACCAAATTCTCTGGTTTGCTATTTTCACCTTATAACAGTTTCAACACATTGAAAGACAACAAGAACATAAAACATTGGAAGAGAACGGAGACAGACAACTCCTACGAGTCAAAATTCACCCCACAAGGATGAGAGACCCCATTAAAGAAGACGTTGCCCTCCTGCACCATGGCACGCTTGCTGAGGTGGTTAGTGCCCTATTCTCATACTGCCCAGCACCTGCTATGGGCTGTGCTCCCCCAGCCgcagggacagggctgctcacagcagcattCCCCAGCCTTCCTCGGCCAAAAAATGAGGAGGGCTGGCCAGCTCCTACCAGCTGAAGGAACCCACGTGAGTAAGGGAGAAAAGGCAATGCTAAGGATCACGAAGCCATTTCCTCCCTTCCAAtgcacatttcagaaataatgaattGCTGCTGAAATCCtagaaatgtttcttaaaaaaaaaggagtaagtTAGCTGCAGGCTCTGGTTAGTTCAAAGCGCAGTGGTGTAGGGAGAATGATCTGAAGGTCCAAATTCCCCGACCAGAGACAGCCACTACGCCCAAAAAGGTAAAGGATATCAAGCTACAATTCCAACACCACACCAAGGCAGCACTGCAACCAGAAGAAatggcagcagccccccccTGGCCACACGTGCCGGTACAGGACATGGTCTGTACACCGtgcagctgctcagccagcCAGCTCAAGGAACTGATCCAGACTAAAACTAATTATCAGAAAAAGTCTCAATCATTgatgccattttttatttttttttttttttgacttctttaTAAACATTCGTGTTAATGCAAGGGAGGTGCGGATGAGGAGAGGGGAAGTAACAGCCAGGGCAAGTCTGCTTccttccacagctgctctggtcCATTCTGCCCCCGCTATTAACAGATGAGATGGGTACTTTGAAAAGAGGTTTCACCTGACGTCTGTATCTTCATCAGACATGGGGCTCTGGTTGCAAAGATGAGGACTGTATTTGAGCGACTTCTCTGAACACTCAGGTTGAAAGTTCAGCCACTGACCAGGTTTATTTGGAACACAAAACACTCTGCAGCCCGCTAAAGCACACTGAAAGCTACAAGTTTCAAGGACTTAACTTGGCAGTgtcaagtgaaagaaaaattatggtATTTGCCATTGTTTCAACCTGAAAGTAAGCAGTAATATCCTCCCCCTCCTTGGTGCAGGTTCACAATGAGCAAAAAGCACTCTCAGCTTGCATAGCTGATGTTCTGCCACTTTCTTTCCAAGCAGCTACACACGTGGTAACTTCAGTTCAGAAATCCTGCTTTGAGATTTTTTCAATGGTGGGAGGGATAAGTCCTTGTATCCCCTTGTTAGGCTTTGGGGTTCAGAAAGACAGTGTCAGGACTGCATGTGTTCACGTGTTAGATTATAAAACACTGTACAGCTGCCATCCACTTCCCTTCTCTTCATGAGATCCAAAATTcctaaaagagaaaagcatgaaTGGAAGAACAGCATGTGAACAACACTGCACCAAAATAGACAGAGGCTTGTTTCCGAAGTACTTTTTCCTGTACTTATACAAGCCTAGCAGATAATAATACAACTCTGATGAGCAAAGTAATTACACGAGGATCACAGAACTAGGCACTGCAAGCAGAAGCTTCAGGTGTTAAGGAAGAAGTAATGCTGCACTCATCTACTGAGAATACCCACGGCTCCAAGTACAGACACCCTCACATCACTTAGGCAGTAACCTGATGGCCACTCACCATAACAAAAATCCAAACGAGCaacattaaaaggaaacagttttctttaaatgaccTCCACACACCGTAAGTAGGAAACAGCATAATGTCACCTTATCAGttgtaaaagaaatggaaaaagcattAAGTTGGTAAAGGAAGGTATCTGCTAGAGAAGGGAACTCCAGGTGACTCACTGAAATAATGCTTTCTCTACTGCTACGTTAAAGTATtcctgaacacacacacacgtatgtATAAttggtggtttgttttcaaaacgTGGGCAGAATTGTTCCAGGCAGTGTTCAAGCTAAGCACGGCAGCCCTCTGATGACCCCTGCAAAAGCCATTAGGAGCTTTCTTAGAAAAGGTTACGGACCTCTTCCCCAGCAGGGCAAAATTTGTTCCCACTTTTATAAATGCTAACAAAGCATGCTCTCCTCTGTCAAGTTCTAAAACACAAACAGGTCTCAAACTGATATCAATCATCATCTGATGCTTATTTGTATGTAATTCCAGGGCATTACGAGTTGCGGAAAAGCCTATCTTAATAGCTGTGCCTCTCTAAAGCCAAGGAAATGGGAAGCGAAGTTGAAAAGATGGGTCAGTCTCATAGCACACATCCCTGACTAGCTCAGTAGAAACTGCCAAGTTAAGGTATTTTGTAAATA
The nucleotide sequence above comes from Aythya fuligula isolate bAytFul2 chromosome 3, bAytFul2.pri, whole genome shotgun sequence. Encoded proteins:
- the SOCS5 gene encoding suppressor of cytokine signaling 5 — encoded protein: MDKVGKMWNNFKYRCQNLFSHEGGSQSENVVVNASSCSSAKDKAIQITGVAQQQPSSPLRENIALQLGLSPSKNSARRNQNCVTEIPQIVEISIEKENDSCITTGARLARRDSYSRHAPWGGKKKHSCSTKTQSSLDTEKRFGRTRSGLQRRERRYGVSSVHDMDAVSNRTVGSRSLRQRLQDTVGLCFPMRTYSKQSKPLFSNKRKIHLSELMLEKCPFPAGSDLAQKWHLIKQHTAPVSPHSTFFDTFDPSLVSTEDEEDRLRERRRLSIEEGVDPPPNAQIHTFEATAQVNPLYKLGPKLAPGMTELTGDKNLTPPGNCDSEEDTTTLCLQSRRQKQRQMSGESHGHISRQGAWKVHTQIDYIHCLVPDLLQITGNPCYWGVMDRYEAEALLEGKPEGTFLLRDSAQEDYLFSVSFRRYNRSLHARIEQWNHNFSFDAHDPCVFHSSTVTGLLEHYKDPSSCMFFEPLLTVSLNRTFPFSLQYICRAVICRCTTYDGIDDLPLPSMLQDFLKEYHYKQKVRVRWLEREPIKAK